The proteins below come from a single Aegilops tauschii subsp. strangulata cultivar AL8/78 chromosome 6, Aet v6.0, whole genome shotgun sequence genomic window:
- the LOC141025841 gene encoding uncharacterized protein: MSAIPTFALSVLGLPKLLFKEIDQARRNFLWAQDEELSGGKCKVAWKNICAPIENGGLSIHDLQKFSSALCQRWLWLSWQSEDRPRKGSGLPCDKTDKALFDSSTTVTLGNGKLASFWLSPWITSPNLATLFPNLFKRSRGKNRCVAEALANDTWVQDIRQRPNEDLVHSFLILWRALRVANPTL, from the coding sequence ATGTCTGCAATTCCAACTTTTGCACTCTCTGTTCTTGGGCTGCCTAAGCTTCTGTTCAAAGAAATTGACCAAGCTCGCCGGAACTTTCTATGGGCACAGGACGAGGAGCTCAGCGGAGGCAAATGCAAGGTTGCCTGGAAGAACATATGTGCCCCGATTGAAAATGGAGGACTCAGCATACACGACCTGCAAAAGTTCTCCAGCGCCTTGTGCCAGAGATGGTTGTGGTTGTCGTGGCAAAGTGAAGACAGACCACGGAAGGGATCTGGACTTCCGTGTGATAAAACTGACAAAGCACTATTTGATAGTTCTACCACTGTCACCCTTGGCAATGGAAAACTTGCTTCTTTCTGGCTGTCACCATGGATCACCTCTCCAAACCTGGCCACTCTGTTCCCGAACTTGTTCAAGCGATCGAGGGGAAAGAACAGGTGCGTGGCCGAGGCGCTCGCAAACGACACTTGGGTTCAGGACATCAGGCAGCGCCCAAACGAAGATTTAGTCCACAGCTTCCTCATCCTATGGAGGGCGTTGCGGGTAGCAAATCCGACGCTGTAG